The DNA sequence TCCCTTGCAAGTATTGGCATATCATGAAGGCACGAACTAACAAGAAATCATACAAATTCCTATATGATTATTAGAAACTTATATCTCtctttaatattatttttacaGCTTGCGAGGGCAAATTTGACTGGGTcataaacaaaaattttgacaatttctTCTGCATTCACTCCAATcattagcaaaagaaaataaaaaactatcGTCATCGCACTACACATAGACATGCACATGTTAaccttccttctccttttgCTTCCACTCCAATCCCATGAACCGGCACGGCGAATACCTGATCTTCTTGTACTCCGATATCGTCTCGAGCTTCGGCGACCACACTTGCTCCCTCGCCCCGACCAGCTGCTCGTACTGCTTCTGCAGCTCCGGCGTGCTGCAGAGCGGGCCGCTGCACGGGCTGACCGAACCGTTGTTGCCATTCCCGTTGCCGCTGCCGTCGATCCCTTTCCCTCTCGTGATCAGCCTCGCGATGAACTCCGGCACGACCTTGATCGAGACCCGCCCGTCCTCGCCCTTGATGTACTCGAACGGGCCGCCTCCGCCGAAGCTCATGGGGCCGGGCCTGGGGCTCCCGGAGCCCAGCGCGGCGAGGGAGGAGGCGGAGAGGGTGGCGGCGCTGCCGTGGCTGGGGAAGCAGTCGAGGGGGAGGACGAAGTAGGTCTCGCCGCGCACGAGGGGGTCGTCGAGGGCGAGGGCGGGGATCGGGCGGCCGAGGAAGAAGGAGCCCGCGTGGCACACCATCTTGTCCGGGAACTCGAACATGATCTCGCCGGCGACGTGCTTGCCGGTCAGCGTCCTCGTCGCTCCCTCCCAGAAGACGAGCTTGACCTGTGATCTGGAGCTCCGTTGGTGGTGCCAACACGGCGACACGGCATTTCCCATGAAAATGCAGATTTGAATGAATCTGAATCTGTGTCTGCGTCTGCGCCTGCGAGAGgaacagagatagagagagagatttgaatgaagaagaagatgagaggTTTCGGGTCGTAAATATACGAAGAAAGCGAAGCAAATCATTcacagactttttttttcttttgaaatttattattgTTCTTCGAGGTTTTGGTCAAAGATGCCGGCTTTGACCGGCTGTCTCCGGCAGATATACATTGCATGGAAGTGGCTCCTCGTTCTACTTGACTAGGCAAATATGCTCTTGGTAGTGAGATTGCAACCTACCCAAAAGTCAACCCTCCATTTAATTACCCATGATTTCTCTttcatttagtcctaaaaaagaaaaggaaaacactaTCTTATAAAATTAGCCTCTCTCCGGCATGATCAATAAAGCCAATAGCCATATAGAAAATTAGAGTTTCACACTCTTATCTAAGtatgaaaaaaattgtccaaaaagtcataaacctgttatacggcggtcaattcaatccataagccttttaattgtgctaatttagttctaaaccttttgacgatttgccaactTAGTTCTAAGCCATTCCGATTGTGATAATTTAGTCACGAACCTTCTGAAGTTttcccaattcaatcctaaacttattatttggataattggcTGAAAGGACCGTTTCGACAAATTGTCAGAAAGCTTTAAACTAcattggtaaatcgtcaaaaggttaagggctaaattgacacaattaaaaagtttaggacagaATTGACAGCCGTGCGATAGATGTAAGgccttttggacaattatcctaTCTAAGTACATTTGCATCTGTTCAGTTATCTCCTGGAATATGTTT is a window from the Rhodamnia argentea isolate NSW1041297 chromosome 8, ASM2092103v1, whole genome shotgun sequence genome containing:
- the LOC115735486 gene encoding uncharacterized protein LOC115735486: MGNAVSPCWHHQRSSRSQVKLVFWEGATRTLTGKHVAGEIMFEFPDKMVCHAGSFFLGRPIPALALDDPLVRGETYFVLPLDCFPSHGSAATLSASSLAALGSGSPRPGPMSFGGGGPFEYIKGEDGRVSIKVVPEFIARLITRGKGIDGSGNGNGNNGSVSPCSGPLCSTPELQKQYEQLVGAREQVWSPKLETISEYKKIRYSPCRFMGLEWKQKEKEG